A section of the Peptoanaerobacter stomatis genome encodes:
- a CDS encoding GntR family transcriptional regulator, producing MNIKISISDTTPIYEQLKNQIKKAIFLGELKSGDMLPSIRQLAKTLKISVITTKRAYDDLEAENFIISKQGKGSYVSEQSIEFIKEKRKTLIEEKITELINLCKTYSIEKSELMYMIDLLF from the coding sequence TTGAATATCAAAATATCCATTTCAGATACCACCCCTATCTATGAACAGCTCAAAAATCAGATAAAAAAAGCAATCTTTTTAGGGGAATTGAAATCCGGCGATATGTTGCCGTCAATAAGACAGTTAGCAAAGACTTTAAAAATATCAGTTATAACTACCAAACGTGCATATGATGATTTGGAAGCTGAAAATTTTATAATATCCAAGCAGGGCAAAGGAAGTTATGTAAGTGAACAAAGCATAGAGTTCATAAAAGAAAAAAGAAAAACATTGATAGAAGAAAAAATTACAGAACTTATAAATTTGTGCAAGACCTATTCTATAGAAAAAAGCGAGCTTATGTATATGATTGATTTATTATTTTAA
- a CDS encoding ATP-binding cassette domain-containing protein has translation MKIKELIKKYPFLESFFSENGYDIKNHKEETFEQYLDGFNEEYFEDKATTKENILLELENYIKTMKEFLGISEDGDINSLTLIAGFNKSGEKENFEALEIKKSQIIAIVGPTGSGKSRLLQDIEWMAQKDTPTKRQVLINGEVPDIKKRYASNNKLVAQLSQNMNFVMDLKVKEFLQLHAQSRLIEDIDSTVDKIIEEANKLAGESFREDTDITSLSGGQSRALMIADTAILSKSPIVLIDEIENAGIDRKKALELLVSKDKIVLMATHDPTLALISDMRIVINNGGIKNIIKTSEKEKSLLEKLEVYDEKFKNMRKALRYGEYLDDIEL, from the coding sequence ATGAAAATAAAAGAATTGATAAAAAAATATCCATTTTTAGAAAGTTTTTTTTCAGAAAACGGATATGATATAAAAAATCACAAAGAAGAAACTTTTGAGCAATATCTTGACGGATTTAATGAAGAATATTTTGAAGACAAAGCCACAACAAAAGAAAATATACTTTTGGAATTGGAAAATTATATTAAAACGATGAAAGAGTTTTTAGGTATAAGTGAAGATGGTGATATAAATTCACTTACTTTGATAGCCGGCTTTAATAAATCCGGAGAAAAAGAAAACTTTGAAGCATTGGAAATAAAAAAATCACAGATAATCGCAATAGTCGGACCTACAGGCTCAGGAAAATCAAGATTATTGCAAGATATAGAATGGATGGCACAAAAAGATACACCTACAAAAAGACAAGTTTTGATAAATGGAGAAGTGCCGGATATCAAAAAGAGGTATGCGAGCAACAATAAATTAGTTGCACAGTTGTCACAAAATATGAACTTCGTAATGGATTTGAAAGTGAAAGAATTTTTGCAACTGCACGCTCAAAGCAGACTTATAGAAGATATAGACTCAACAGTAGATAAGATAATAGAAGAAGCGAATAAATTGGCAGGAGAAAGTTTTAGAGAAGATACGGATATAACTTCACTAAGCGGAGGTCAATCAAGGGCACTTATGATAGCCGATACAGCAATACTCAGTAAATCACCGATAGTTTTAATAGACGAGATAGAAAATGCCGGCATAGATAGAAAAAAAGCCTTAGAGCTTCTTGTATCAAAAGATAAGATAGTGTTAATGGCTACGCACGATCCCACATTGGCACTAATTTCAGATATGAGGATAGTTATAAACAACGGGGGCATAAAAAATATCATAAAAACGAGTGAAAAAGAAAAAAGCTTGCTCGAAAAGTTGGAAGTATATGACGAAAAATTTAAAAATATGAGAAAAGCATTGAGGTATGGAGAATATCTTGACGACATTGAATTATAA
- the trkA gene encoding Trk system potassium transporter TrkA, whose amino-acid sequence MNIVVVGGGKVGEILCKELSTEESYDLTLIEKNERVLDKLISKFDIQGICGSGISIDILKEAGVEHSDFFIAVSQKDETNIIACIMAKKLGAKYTIARVREREYSAHMDFVRDSLGISQIINPDFEASYSIYRMVKYAYATNIENFMNNKVSMVGVFVEENSAIANMYLKDFRKKFDVIVCIIQRGIDVFIPNGESLILPDDIIHVTGTSNNMQKFYSSVGFLREKPLKSALIVGGGKLSSYLIPLLKRLMTDIKVIEIKYDIAKKLSEEYNDVSIINGDGTDQDFLDEMTVGTYDTCITLTGIDEENALISMYASKKGVRKTITKMNRLSILKVINVEQIKSIITPKRIIADKIIRSVRSRYNASGSNVEQLYTLANHEVEALQFKISGNSKAVDIPLESLNIKPNTVIAFILRQGEVFFPTGKDVLMKDDKVLVVTKNSDFTDIDDMLL is encoded by the coding sequence ATGAATATTGTAGTAGTGGGTGGAGGAAAAGTAGGAGAGATTTTGTGTAAGGAGCTTTCTACGGAAGAAAGCTACGATTTGACACTGATTGAAAAAAATGAGAGAGTACTTGATAAACTCATATCCAAGTTTGATATACAAGGAATATGCGGCTCCGGTATAAGTATAGATATATTAAAGGAAGCAGGCGTAGAGCATAGCGATTTTTTTATTGCGGTGTCCCAAAAAGACGAAACGAATATAATTGCCTGTATAATGGCTAAAAAACTCGGTGCAAAATATACAATAGCGAGAGTGAGAGAAAGAGAATATTCTGCTCATATGGATTTTGTAAGAGATTCTCTTGGTATATCGCAGATAATCAATCCTGATTTTGAGGCGTCATATTCTATATATAGAATGGTAAAGTATGCATATGCTACAAATATAGAAAATTTTATGAACAATAAAGTCAGTATGGTTGGTGTTTTTGTGGAAGAAAACTCCGCAATAGCAAATATGTATTTGAAAGATTTCAGAAAAAAATTCGATGTAATAGTATGTATAATACAAAGAGGTATAGATGTGTTCATACCTAACGGTGAAAGCCTGATACTTCCTGATGATATAATACATGTTACAGGGACTTCCAACAATATGCAGAAGTTTTATTCATCTGTAGGCTTTTTGAGAGAAAAACCTCTAAAATCTGCATTGATTGTAGGCGGAGGAAAGCTGTCGAGCTATCTTATTCCGCTTCTTAAAAGATTGATGACCGATATAAAAGTTATAGAAATAAAATATGATATAGCAAAAAAATTGAGCGAAGAATACAATGACGTTTCTATAATAAACGGTGACGGAACTGATCAGGACTTTTTAGATGAGATGACGGTAGGAACTTACGACACTTGTATAACTCTAACCGGTATAGATGAAGAAAATGCTCTTATATCTATGTATGCTTCTAAAAAAGGAGTTCGTAAGACTATCACGAAGATGAACAGATTATCAATATTGAAAGTAATAAATGTGGAGCAAATAAAATCCATAATTACACCTAAGAGGATAATAGCTGATAAAATAATACGTTCAGTAAGATCAAGATATAATGCTTCCGGCTCAAACGTTGAGCAGTTATATACACTTGCAAATCACGAAGTAGAGGCATTACAATTTAAAATTAGCGGTAATTCTAAAGCGGTAGATATACCTTTGGAAAGTCTGAATATTAAACCTAATACAGTAATAGCTTTTATTTTAAGGCAGGGAGAAGTATTTTTTCCAACAGGTAAAGATGTTCTTATGAAAGATGATAAAGTGCTTGTTGTTACTAAAAATAGCGATTTTACAGACATTGATGATATGTTGTTATAG
- a CDS encoding GTP-binding protein has translation MNLVIFSGPPSSGKTSVILKACEALKSRNINAGVVKFDCLYTDDDVLYEKAGIPVRKGLSGGLCPDHFFVSNIEQVVKWGIDNKLDVLITESAGLCNRCSPYIQNILGVCVIDNLSGINTPKKIGPMLKMADIVVVTKSDIVSQAEREVFLSRVSFVNPTAVTMNVNGLTGQGAYELSTLLYSEDKNIDTVKSMKLRFPMPTALCSYCLGETRIGEDYQKGNIRKMSME, from the coding sequence ATGAACTTAGTAATTTTTTCAGGACCGCCGTCATCAGGTAAGACAAGTGTGATTTTGAAAGCCTGTGAAGCATTAAAAAGCAGGAACATCAATGCAGGTGTAGTAAAATTTGATTGTCTGTACACAGATGATGATGTATTGTATGAAAAAGCAGGTATTCCTGTAAGAAAGGGACTATCCGGAGGTTTATGTCCGGACCATTTCTTTGTATCGAATATAGAGCAGGTAGTGAAATGGGGTATAGATAATAAACTTGATGTGTTGATTACAGAATCTGCAGGACTATGTAACAGATGCTCGCCATATATACAAAATATACTCGGTGTATGCGTAATAGATAATCTTTCAGGCATAAACACACCTAAAAAAATAGGACCTATGCTAAAAATGGCGGATATAGTGGTAGTAACAAAATCGGATATAGTATCACAAGCAGAAAGAGAAGTTTTTTTATCAAGAGTAAGCTTTGTCAATCCGACAGCTGTAACTATGAATGTAAACGGACTTACAGGACAAGGAGCATATGAACTGAGCACACTTTTATACAGTGAAGATAAGAATATAGACACTGTTAAATCTATGAAGTTGAGATTTCCTATGCCGACAGCACTATGCTCATATTGTTTGGGCGAAACGAGAATAGGAGAAGATTATCAAAAAGGCAATATAAGAAAAATGAGTATGGAATAA
- a CDS encoding ABC transporter substrate-binding protein has product MINFDDKIYDIVQSNPGILEFLIANGFENLANEKMLEMMGKQITLTTALNAKGINRDLFEDNLNQFLQSKAEFSTDKSKIFENYDKNNDVAVKGVLPCPIRVPLTDTIDEFIKSEKRAFDIYCDLEPASNGIDSIRADLNSEDENKYPDIITSAGFEFFFGERVRSLIDKGIYSSEDYEINKEFITRDIDLKDPKNNYHIMGIVPAIFIVNTALLDGRKLPTSWEDLLSEEFAGKVSIPFMDLDLFNAIVLTVYAKFGMEGIKKLRRSYHQNLHPSQMVKANKNEAIVSISPYFFTTMIQDKSLKAVWPSDGAIISPIFMISKSKRENVKAVTEFLNSKAIGDIFSFNGNFPSTNKDVDNHLSDDKTYMWVGWDFIYNNDIENLIAKFTDLFTN; this is encoded by the coding sequence ATGATAAACTTTGATGATAAAATATATGATATAGTGCAATCTAATCCTGGGATATTGGAGTTTTTGATTGCCAACGGATTTGAAAATTTGGCAAATGAAAAAATGCTTGAAATGATGGGAAAGCAGATTACATTAACTACAGCATTAAATGCAAAAGGAATAAACAGGGATTTATTTGAAGATAATTTGAACCAATTTTTGCAAAGTAAAGCCGAGTTCAGCACAGACAAGTCAAAAATATTTGAAAATTATGATAAAAACAATGACGTTGCTGTAAAAGGTGTCTTGCCTTGCCCTATAAGAGTTCCGCTTACAGATACGATAGATGAGTTTATAAAATCAGAGAAAAGAGCATTTGACATATATTGTGATTTAGAGCCTGCAAGTAACGGTATAGATTCTATAAGAGCGGATTTAAATTCAGAAGATGAGAATAAATATCCTGATATAATAACTTCGGCAGGATTTGAGTTTTTCTTCGGAGAAAGAGTAAGAAGTCTTATAGACAAGGGAATATACTCATCTGAGGATTATGAAATAAATAAAGAGTTTATAACAAGAGATATAGATTTGAAAGACCCTAAGAACAATTATCATATAATGGGCATAGTGCCTGCTATATTTATTGTGAATACTGCATTACTTGATGGAAGAAAACTGCCGACTTCTTGGGAGGATTTGTTGAGTGAGGAATTTGCAGGAAAAGTTAGCATACCGTTTATGGACTTAGATTTATTCAATGCTATTGTACTCACAGTATACGCAAAATTCGGTATGGAGGGTATAAAAAAATTAAGACGCTCTTATCACCAAAATCTGCATCCGTCACAAATGGTAAAAGCTAATAAAAATGAAGCTATAGTAAGTATTTCACCTTATTTTTTTACTACTATGATACAAGATAAAAGTTTAAAAGCTGTGTGGCCGAGCGATGGCGCAATAATAAGTCCGATATTTATGATAAGTAAGTCAAAAAGAGAGAATGTAAAAGCTGTAACCGAATTTTTAAATTCAAAAGCCATAGGAGATATTTTTTCTTTCAACGGTAATTTTCCGTCTACAAACAAAGACGTGGACAATCATTTAAGTGATGATAAAACATATATGTGGGTAGGTTGGGATTTTATCTACAATAATGATATAGAAAACTTAATAGCTAAATTTACAGATTTATTTACAAATTAA
- a CDS encoding ABC transporter ATP-binding protein produces MENIIEVSNLSKKISPKFEMNNLSFNIKPGYVTGLIGSNGSGKTTLIKLIMGLYLKDCGNIKIFDKEFEKYETQIKQNIGYVSDSPSYVDKLSLKKNAELIKMFYPKWNDDKFNSYMEIFSLDEAQDFVDLSKGMKMKYSLAIALSHEPDLLILDEPTAGIDPIFRREMLDMLYDFVSDNKKSVLFSTHITSDLDKIADYLILIDNGKIVLNGVKDELLAQFYVVKGDKPYFTEDLKSKAISHTQNLEGFEALITKDSLSLTDKISYDKPVIEDLIYFFNKKSR; encoded by the coding sequence ATGGAAAATATTATAGAAGTATCAAATTTATCTAAAAAAATATCACCAAAATTTGAAATGAATAATTTATCATTTAATATAAAACCGGGATACGTTACAGGTCTTATAGGTTCAAACGGTTCAGGAAAAACCACTCTTATAAAACTTATAATGGGACTTTACCTGAAAGATTGCGGAAACATAAAAATTTTTGATAAAGAATTTGAAAAATATGAAACCCAAATTAAACAAAATATAGGATATGTGTCTGATTCTCCAAGCTATGTAGACAAACTTTCACTCAAAAAAAATGCCGAGCTTATAAAAATGTTCTACCCTAAATGGAATGATGACAAATTCAACTCATATATGGAAATATTTTCGCTTGATGAAGCTCAAGATTTTGTCGACTTGTCAAAAGGTATGAAAATGAAATATTCTCTTGCAATAGCATTATCTCACGAACCTGATCTGCTCATATTGGACGAGCCTACTGCCGGAATAGACCCTATATTCAGACGTGAGATGCTTGATATGTTATATGATTTTGTATCAGATAATAAAAAATCTGTATTATTTTCTACTCATATAACAAGCGATTTGGATAAAATAGCAGATTATCTTATACTTATAGATAACGGAAAAATAGTTTTAAATGGAGTAAAAGACGAATTACTTGCACAATTTTATGTTGTAAAAGGAGATAAGCCGTATTTTACTGAAGATTTAAAATCAAAAGCAATATCACATACACAAAACTTGGAGGGTTTCGAGGCACTTATAACAAAAGACAGCTTGTCACTAACAGATAAAATATCCTACGATAAACCTGTCATAGAAGATTTGATATATTTCTTCAACAAAAAATCCAGATGA
- the mtnK gene encoding S-methyl-5-thioribose kinase produces the protein MYDKHFLLDDKSAIDYIRYKSDFFGADEKLVCKEIGDGNINYVFKIIGKNKSVVLKQADVLLRSSKRPLDINRIYIESEVLKIQSSYSKGVPEIYFYDDVMHVIAMEDISSYKNMRLELLNGKIFPDFANQITDFLVDTLVPTTDLIMKSEEKKKDVQKFINIEMCDISEDLVFTEPYYDYKNRNVILEKNRDFVQKNIYDNERLHFKVAIMRNNFMNNAQALIHGDLHTGSIFINEGGIKIIDSEFAFYGPMAYDIGNVIGNLYFAMYYNEIVSNNKQMYEYLQRTIYNIIVFIKKKMEKKLRSLIRLPIYNDEFIRNYVDRTISDSLRYAGTEMIRRVVGDSKVLEITSVKDVDKRADLEKSILNRALILIC, from the coding sequence ATGTATGATAAACATTTTTTGCTTGATGATAAATCTGCAATAGATTATATAAGGTACAAGTCTGATTTTTTCGGGGCAGATGAAAAACTCGTTTGCAAGGAAATAGGAGATGGAAATATAAATTATGTTTTCAAAATAATCGGAAAAAATAAGAGCGTTGTACTAAAACAGGCTGATGTTTTGCTTAGAAGTTCAAAAAGACCGCTGGATATAAACCGTATATACATAGAAAGTGAAGTGTTGAAGATACAATCTTCATACAGCAAAGGTGTGCCTGAAATTTATTTTTATGATGATGTTATGCACGTTATAGCCATGGAAGATATATCATCTTATAAAAATATGAGATTAGAGCTTTTAAACGGCAAGATTTTTCCGGATTTTGCAAATCAGATAACAGATTTTTTGGTGGATACGCTCGTACCTACTACGGATTTGATAATGAAATCGGAAGAAAAAAAGAAGGATGTACAAAAATTTATAAATATTGAAATGTGTGATATAAGTGAAGATTTAGTGTTTACAGAGCCGTATTATGATTATAAAAACAGAAATGTTATTTTGGAGAAAAATAGGGATTTTGTTCAAAAAAATATCTATGATAATGAAAGACTTCATTTCAAAGTGGCAATAATGAGAAATAATTTTATGAATAATGCTCAAGCTTTAATACATGGAGATTTGCACACAGGCTCTATATTTATAAATGAGGGCGGTATTAAAATAATAGATTCTGAATTTGCATTTTATGGACCTATGGCTTATGATATAGGCAATGTGATTGGGAATTTGTATTTTGCAATGTATTACAATGAAATCGTGAGTAATAATAAGCAGATGTATGAGTATCTTCAAAGAACAATTTATAATATTATTGTCTTTATTAAGAAAAAAATGGAGAAAAAATTGAGATCTCTCATACGATTACCTATTTACAATGACGAGTTTATACGAAACTATGTAGACAGAACCATTTCAGATTCGCTAAGGTATGCTGGAACAGAGATGATCAGGAGAGTTGTAGGAGATTCAAAGGTGCTTGAAATCACTTCTGTAAAAGATGTAGATAAAAGAGCAGATTTAGAAAAAAGCATTTTAAACAGAGCGCTGATTCTTATTTGCTGA
- a CDS encoding ABC transporter — protein MIKLLIKRNLKYSFGNFSVIIYILMILAIISFGILSHNRSYDEIKRSFIIFSIVASISTISEINIDYLSDNLSANNIFSVYPVTRRDYILSSYILTVIYTFIKLIFGVVFFTIIYYKLINEMLTAEYALFLLNIFIVILITTTAGLFFTHTITPKSTVGFVFSAIMFAFFINAYMEVYNSKLTIVAAIMLILTYYFCYTLSLNAYKNTDF, from the coding sequence ATGATAAAACTATTGATTAAACGAAATTTAAAATATTCTTTTGGAAATTTCTCTGTAATCATTTATATATTAATGATACTTGCTATTATAAGTTTCGGCATCTTATCTCATAATAGAAGTTATGATGAAATCAAAAGATCTTTTATTATTTTCTCAATCGTAGCATCTATATCCACAATATCAGAAATAAACATAGATTATCTAAGCGATAATCTCTCAGCTAATAATATATTTTCAGTTTATCCTGTTACAAGAAGAGATTATATCTTATCATCATATATCTTGACTGTGATATATACATTTATAAAATTGATTTTCGGCGTAGTATTTTTTACCATTATATATTATAAATTGATAAATGAAATGCTCACAGCAGAATATGCCTTATTCTTGTTAAATATATTTATTGTTATATTGATTACAACAACTGCAGGCTTGTTCTTCACACACACTATTACACCGAAATCTACAGTCGGATTTGTATTCTCAGCAATTATGTTTGCATTTTTTATAAATGCATATATGGAAGTTTATAATAGCAAACTAACTATTGTAGCAGCAATAATGCTAATCTTAACATATTATTTCTGCTATACATTGTCATTAAATGCTTATAAAAACACAGATTTCTAA